The following are from one region of the Salvelinus fontinalis isolate EN_2023a chromosome 5, ASM2944872v1, whole genome shotgun sequence genome:
- the LOC129855417 gene encoding discoidin domain-containing receptor 2-like isoform X3, with protein MKRLWDKHFPLLILLYLVGDVTSQVNPGVCRYPLGMSGGQIQDEDISASSQWSESTAARYGRLDFEEGDGAWCPERTVEPDSLKEFLQIDLRSLHFITLVGTQGRHAGGIGNEFAQMYKIKYSRDGSRWISWRNRQGKQVIEGNRNAYDIMLKDLEPPIIARFVRFMPVSDHSMNVCMRVELYGCEWLDGLVSYNAPAGEQMSLEGQPVHFNDSVYDGAVIYSMTEGLGQLTDGMCGLDDFTHSHVYNVWPGYDYVGWTNESFPNGYVEIMFEFDRTRNFTTMKVHCNNMFMRHIKAFRQVVCYFRSEADWEATPLSFSPVVDDVNPSARFITVSLANHMASAMKCHFYFADAWMMFSEITFQSDTAMYNTTLAPPKTGSGPPTSTQPGDDPTHKIDDSNTRILIGCLVAIIFILVAIIVIILWRQVWQKMLEKSETFAYSHNNPSSSSALSEQESSSTYERIFPLGPDYQEPSRLIRKLPEFSHSSEEAALTSTVVAVTACKAPTATFAQEGVPHYAEADIVNLQGVTGGNTYAVPALTMDLLSGKDVAVEEFPRKLLTFKEKLGEGQFGEVHLCEAEGMQEFIDEDFSFDISDNQPVLVAVKMLRSDANKNARNDFLKEIKIMSRLKDPNIIRLLAVCICSDPLCMITEYMENGDLNQFLSRHEPEGQLALISNAPTVCYSNLCYMATQIASGMRYLSSLNFVHRDLATRNCLVGKNYTIKIADFGMSRNLYSGDYYRIQGRAVLPIRWMSWESILLGKFTTASDVWAFGVTLWETLTFCNEQPYSQLTDEQVIENTGEFFRDQKRQVYLPQPVLCPDSVYKIMLNCWRRNTKERPSFQEIHRALLESQA; from the exons GTGTGTGTCGGTACCCTCTGGGGATGTCAGGAGGGCAGATTCAGGATGAAGACATCTCAGCCTCCAGTCAGTGGTCTGAGTCCACTGCCGCTAGATACGGCAG gTTGGACTTTGAGGAGGGTGATGGTGCGTGGTGTCCAGAGAGAACGGTGGAACCAGACAGCCTGAAGGAGTTCCTCCAGATAGACTTGCGTTCCCTCCACTTCATCACCCTGGTGGGCACCCAGGGCCGCCACGCAGGGGGCATCGGCAACGAGTTCGCCCAGATGTACAAGATCAAATACAGCCGTGACGGCAGCCGCTGGATCTCCTGGAGGAACAGGCAAGGCAAACAG GTCATTGAGGGGAACAGGAATGCATATGACATCATGCTGAAGGACCTGGAGCCTCCGATCATCGCCCGCTTCGTGAGGTTCATGCCCGTCTCAGACCACTCTATGAACGTCTGCATGAGGGTGGAGCTCTACGGCTGTGAATGGCTCG acGGTTTGGTGTCCTACAACGCTCCAGCAGGAGAACAGATGAGTCTAGAGGGACAGCCTGTCCACTTCAACGACTCGGTGTACGACGGAGCCGTCATCTATAG TATGACGGAGGGCCTGGGCCAGCTGACTGATGGGATGTGTGGATTAGATGACTTCACCCACAGCCACGTCTACAATGTGTGGCCTGGCTATGATTACGTAGGTTGGACCAACGAGAGCTTCCCCAACGGATACGTGGAGATCATGTTCGAGTTCGACCGCACACGCAACTTCACCACCATGaag GTGCACTGTAACAACATGTTCATGCGGCATATCAAGGCATTCCGCCAGGTGGTGTGTTACTTCCGTTCCGAGGCTGACTGGGAGGCCACGCCCCTTTCCTTCAGCCCTGTGGTGGACGACGTCAATCCCAGCGCCCGATTCATCACTGTCTCTCTGGCCAATCACATGGCCAGTGCTATGAAGTGCCATTTCTACTTCGCTGATGCCTGGATGATGTTTAGCGAAATCACCTTCCAGTCCG ACACAGCCATGTACAATACTACCCTGGCTCCACCCAAGACTGGCAGTGGCCCCCCCACCAGCACTCAACCAG GGGATGACCCCACCCACAAAATAGACGACAGCAACACcagaattctgattggctgcctGGTGGCCATCATTTTCATCCTCGTcgccatcatcgtcatcatcctcTGGAGGCAGGTCTGGCAAAAGATGCTGGAGAAG AGCGAGACATTCGCCTACAGCCACAACAACCCTTCATCATCGTCAGCACTCAGCGAACAGGAGTCTAGCTCCACCTACGAGCGTATCTTCCCCCTGGGCCCTGACTACCAGGAGCCTTCACGACTGATACGCAAGCTGCCTGAGTTCTCCCACAGCTCGGAGGAGGCCG CATTAACTAGCACAGTGGTGGCAGTGACAGCCTGCAAGGCTCCCACGGCAACGTTTGCCCAGGAAGGAGTCCCTCACTATGCCGAGGCAGACATCGTCAACCTGCAGGGCGTAACCGGGGGCAACACGTACGCGGTCCCTGCTCTAACCATGGACCTGCTGTCAGGGAAGGATGTGGCGGTGGAAGAGTTCCCCAGGAAACTGCTCACCTTTAAAGAAAAGCTGGGCGAGGGACAGTTTGGAGAG GTCCACCTGTGTGAGGCAGAGGGCATGCAGGAGTTTATTGATGAGGATTTCTCCTTCGACATCAGTGACAACCAGCCAGTACTGGTGGCTGTTAAGATGCTAAGATCAGACGCTAACAAAAACGCCAG GAACGACTTCCTGAAGGAGATTAAGATCATGTCTCGTCTGAAGGACCCTAACATCATCCGTCTGctggcagtgtgtatctgcagtgacCCCCTCTGCATGATCACAGAGTACATGGAGAATGGAGACCTCAACCAGTTCCTGTCCCGCCATGAACCTGAGGGACAGCTAGCACTCATCAGCAATGCACCCACTGTCTG CTACAGTAACCTGTGCTACATGGCCACTCAGATTGCCTCAGGGATGAGGTACCTCTCCTCGCTCAACTTTGTCCACAGAGACCTGGCCACGAGGAACTGTCTGGTGGGGAAGAACTACACCATCAAGATCGCTGACTTTGGCATGAGCAGGAACCTGTACAGCGGAGACTACTACCGCATCCAGGGCCGGGCCGTGTTGCCCATACGATGGATGTCCTGGGAGAGCATACTgctg GGAAAGTTCACCACAGCCAGTGATGTGTGGGCATTTGGGGTGACGCTGTGGGAGACCCTGACCTTCTGTAACGAGCAGCCTTACTCCCAGCTGACTGACGAACAGGTCATAGAGAACACTGGCGAGTTCTTCAGGGATCAGAAACGACAg GTCTACCTTCCCCAGCCAGTGCTGTGTCCTGACTCTGTGTATAAGATCATGCTGAATTGTTGGAGGAGGAACACCAAGGAGAGGCCTTCCTTCCAGGAGATCCACCGAGCACTGCTGGAGAGCCAAGCTTAG
- the LOC129855417 gene encoding discoidin domain-containing receptor 2-like isoform X1 — MKRLWDKHFPLLILLYLVGDVTSQVNPGVCRYPLGMSGGQIQDEDISASSQWSESTAARYGRLDFEEGDGAWCPERTVEPDSLKEFLQIDLRSLHFITLVGTQGRHAGGIGNEFAQMYKIKYSRDGSRWISWRNRQGKQVIEGNRNAYDIMLKDLEPPIIARFVRFMPVSDHSMNVCMRVELYGCEWLDGLVSYNAPAGEQMSLEGQPVHFNDSVYDGAVIYSMTEGLGQLTDGMCGLDDFTHSHVYNVWPGYDYVGWTNESFPNGYVEIMFEFDRTRNFTTMKVHCNNMFMRHIKAFRQVVCYFRSEADWEATPLSFSPVVDDVNPSARFITVSLANHMASAMKCHFYFADAWMMFSEITFQSDTAMYNTTLAPPKTGSGPPTSTQPGDDPTHKIDDSNTRILIGCLVAIIFILVAIIVIILWRQVWQKMLEKASRRMLDDELTASLSLQSETFAYSHNNPSSSSALSEQESSSTYERIFPLGPDYQEPSRLIRKLPEFSHSSEEAALTSTVVAVTACKAPTATFAQEGVPHYAEADIVNLQGVTGGNTYAVPALTMDLLSGKDVAVEEFPRKLLTFKEKLGEGQFGEVHLCEAEGMQEFIDEDFSFDISDNQPVLVAVKMLRSDANKNARNDFLKEIKIMSRLKDPNIIRLLAVCICSDPLCMITEYMENGDLNQFLSRHEPEGQLALISNAPTVCYSNLCYMATQIASGMRYLSSLNFVHRDLATRNCLVGKNYTIKIADFGMSRNLYSGDYYRIQGRAVLPIRWMSWESILLGKFTTASDVWAFGVTLWETLTFCNEQPYSQLTDEQVIENTGEFFRDQKRQVYLPQPVLCPDSVYKIMLNCWRRNTKERPSFQEIHRALLESQA; from the exons GTGTGTGTCGGTACCCTCTGGGGATGTCAGGAGGGCAGATTCAGGATGAAGACATCTCAGCCTCCAGTCAGTGGTCTGAGTCCACTGCCGCTAGATACGGCAG gTTGGACTTTGAGGAGGGTGATGGTGCGTGGTGTCCAGAGAGAACGGTGGAACCAGACAGCCTGAAGGAGTTCCTCCAGATAGACTTGCGTTCCCTCCACTTCATCACCCTGGTGGGCACCCAGGGCCGCCACGCAGGGGGCATCGGCAACGAGTTCGCCCAGATGTACAAGATCAAATACAGCCGTGACGGCAGCCGCTGGATCTCCTGGAGGAACAGGCAAGGCAAACAG GTCATTGAGGGGAACAGGAATGCATATGACATCATGCTGAAGGACCTGGAGCCTCCGATCATCGCCCGCTTCGTGAGGTTCATGCCCGTCTCAGACCACTCTATGAACGTCTGCATGAGGGTGGAGCTCTACGGCTGTGAATGGCTCG acGGTTTGGTGTCCTACAACGCTCCAGCAGGAGAACAGATGAGTCTAGAGGGACAGCCTGTCCACTTCAACGACTCGGTGTACGACGGAGCCGTCATCTATAG TATGACGGAGGGCCTGGGCCAGCTGACTGATGGGATGTGTGGATTAGATGACTTCACCCACAGCCACGTCTACAATGTGTGGCCTGGCTATGATTACGTAGGTTGGACCAACGAGAGCTTCCCCAACGGATACGTGGAGATCATGTTCGAGTTCGACCGCACACGCAACTTCACCACCATGaag GTGCACTGTAACAACATGTTCATGCGGCATATCAAGGCATTCCGCCAGGTGGTGTGTTACTTCCGTTCCGAGGCTGACTGGGAGGCCACGCCCCTTTCCTTCAGCCCTGTGGTGGACGACGTCAATCCCAGCGCCCGATTCATCACTGTCTCTCTGGCCAATCACATGGCCAGTGCTATGAAGTGCCATTTCTACTTCGCTGATGCCTGGATGATGTTTAGCGAAATCACCTTCCAGTCCG ACACAGCCATGTACAATACTACCCTGGCTCCACCCAAGACTGGCAGTGGCCCCCCCACCAGCACTCAACCAG GGGATGACCCCACCCACAAAATAGACGACAGCAACACcagaattctgattggctgcctGGTGGCCATCATTTTCATCCTCGTcgccatcatcgtcatcatcctcTGGAGGCAGGTCTGGCAAAAGATGCTGGAGAAG GCCTCGCGGCGGATGCTGGACGATGAACTAACTGCTAGTCTGTCACTACAGAGCGAGACATTCGCCTACAGCCACAACAACCCTTCATCATCGTCAGCACTCAGCGAACAGGAGTCTAGCTCCACCTACGAGCGTATCTTCCCCCTGGGCCCTGACTACCAGGAGCCTTCACGACTGATACGCAAGCTGCCTGAGTTCTCCCACAGCTCGGAGGAGGCCG CATTAACTAGCACAGTGGTGGCAGTGACAGCCTGCAAGGCTCCCACGGCAACGTTTGCCCAGGAAGGAGTCCCTCACTATGCCGAGGCAGACATCGTCAACCTGCAGGGCGTAACCGGGGGCAACACGTACGCGGTCCCTGCTCTAACCATGGACCTGCTGTCAGGGAAGGATGTGGCGGTGGAAGAGTTCCCCAGGAAACTGCTCACCTTTAAAGAAAAGCTGGGCGAGGGACAGTTTGGAGAG GTCCACCTGTGTGAGGCAGAGGGCATGCAGGAGTTTATTGATGAGGATTTCTCCTTCGACATCAGTGACAACCAGCCAGTACTGGTGGCTGTTAAGATGCTAAGATCAGACGCTAACAAAAACGCCAG GAACGACTTCCTGAAGGAGATTAAGATCATGTCTCGTCTGAAGGACCCTAACATCATCCGTCTGctggcagtgtgtatctgcagtgacCCCCTCTGCATGATCACAGAGTACATGGAGAATGGAGACCTCAACCAGTTCCTGTCCCGCCATGAACCTGAGGGACAGCTAGCACTCATCAGCAATGCACCCACTGTCTG CTACAGTAACCTGTGCTACATGGCCACTCAGATTGCCTCAGGGATGAGGTACCTCTCCTCGCTCAACTTTGTCCACAGAGACCTGGCCACGAGGAACTGTCTGGTGGGGAAGAACTACACCATCAAGATCGCTGACTTTGGCATGAGCAGGAACCTGTACAGCGGAGACTACTACCGCATCCAGGGCCGGGCCGTGTTGCCCATACGATGGATGTCCTGGGAGAGCATACTgctg GGAAAGTTCACCACAGCCAGTGATGTGTGGGCATTTGGGGTGACGCTGTGGGAGACCCTGACCTTCTGTAACGAGCAGCCTTACTCCCAGCTGACTGACGAACAGGTCATAGAGAACACTGGCGAGTTCTTCAGGGATCAGAAACGACAg GTCTACCTTCCCCAGCCAGTGCTGTGTCCTGACTCTGTGTATAAGATCATGCTGAATTGTTGGAGGAGGAACACCAAGGAGAGGCCTTCCTTCCAGGAGATCCACCGAGCACTGCTGGAGAGCCAAGCTTAG
- the LOC129855417 gene encoding discoidin domain-containing receptor 2-like isoform X2 yields the protein MKRLWDKHFPLLILLYLVGDVTSQVNPGVCRYPLGMSGGQIQDEDISASSQWSESTAARYGRLDFEEGDGAWCPERTVEPDSLKEFLQIDLRSLHFITLVGTQGRHAGGIGNEFAQMYKIKYSRDGSRWISWRNRQGKQVIEGNRNAYDIMLKDLEPPIIARFVRFMPVSDHSMNVCMRVELYGCEWLDGLVSYNAPAGEQMSLEGQPVHFNDSVYDGAVIYSMTEGLGQLTDGMCGLDDFTHSHVYNVWPGYDYVGWTNESFPNGYVEIMFEFDRTRNFTTMKVHCNNMFMRHIKAFRQVVCYFRSEADWEATPLSFSPVVDDVNPSARFITVSLANHMASAMKCHFYFADAWMMFSEITFQSDTAMYNTTLAPPKTGSGPPTSTQPDDSNTRILIGCLVAIIFILVAIIVIILWRQVWQKMLEKASRRMLDDELTASLSLQSETFAYSHNNPSSSSALSEQESSSTYERIFPLGPDYQEPSRLIRKLPEFSHSSEEAALTSTVVAVTACKAPTATFAQEGVPHYAEADIVNLQGVTGGNTYAVPALTMDLLSGKDVAVEEFPRKLLTFKEKLGEGQFGEVHLCEAEGMQEFIDEDFSFDISDNQPVLVAVKMLRSDANKNARNDFLKEIKIMSRLKDPNIIRLLAVCICSDPLCMITEYMENGDLNQFLSRHEPEGQLALISNAPTVCYSNLCYMATQIASGMRYLSSLNFVHRDLATRNCLVGKNYTIKIADFGMSRNLYSGDYYRIQGRAVLPIRWMSWESILLGKFTTASDVWAFGVTLWETLTFCNEQPYSQLTDEQVIENTGEFFRDQKRQVYLPQPVLCPDSVYKIMLNCWRRNTKERPSFQEIHRALLESQA from the exons GTGTGTGTCGGTACCCTCTGGGGATGTCAGGAGGGCAGATTCAGGATGAAGACATCTCAGCCTCCAGTCAGTGGTCTGAGTCCACTGCCGCTAGATACGGCAG gTTGGACTTTGAGGAGGGTGATGGTGCGTGGTGTCCAGAGAGAACGGTGGAACCAGACAGCCTGAAGGAGTTCCTCCAGATAGACTTGCGTTCCCTCCACTTCATCACCCTGGTGGGCACCCAGGGCCGCCACGCAGGGGGCATCGGCAACGAGTTCGCCCAGATGTACAAGATCAAATACAGCCGTGACGGCAGCCGCTGGATCTCCTGGAGGAACAGGCAAGGCAAACAG GTCATTGAGGGGAACAGGAATGCATATGACATCATGCTGAAGGACCTGGAGCCTCCGATCATCGCCCGCTTCGTGAGGTTCATGCCCGTCTCAGACCACTCTATGAACGTCTGCATGAGGGTGGAGCTCTACGGCTGTGAATGGCTCG acGGTTTGGTGTCCTACAACGCTCCAGCAGGAGAACAGATGAGTCTAGAGGGACAGCCTGTCCACTTCAACGACTCGGTGTACGACGGAGCCGTCATCTATAG TATGACGGAGGGCCTGGGCCAGCTGACTGATGGGATGTGTGGATTAGATGACTTCACCCACAGCCACGTCTACAATGTGTGGCCTGGCTATGATTACGTAGGTTGGACCAACGAGAGCTTCCCCAACGGATACGTGGAGATCATGTTCGAGTTCGACCGCACACGCAACTTCACCACCATGaag GTGCACTGTAACAACATGTTCATGCGGCATATCAAGGCATTCCGCCAGGTGGTGTGTTACTTCCGTTCCGAGGCTGACTGGGAGGCCACGCCCCTTTCCTTCAGCCCTGTGGTGGACGACGTCAATCCCAGCGCCCGATTCATCACTGTCTCTCTGGCCAATCACATGGCCAGTGCTATGAAGTGCCATTTCTACTTCGCTGATGCCTGGATGATGTTTAGCGAAATCACCTTCCAGTCCG ACACAGCCATGTACAATACTACCCTGGCTCCACCCAAGACTGGCAGTGGCCCCCCCACCAGCACTCAACCAG ACGACAGCAACACcagaattctgattggctgcctGGTGGCCATCATTTTCATCCTCGTcgccatcatcgtcatcatcctcTGGAGGCAGGTCTGGCAAAAGATGCTGGAGAAG GCCTCGCGGCGGATGCTGGACGATGAACTAACTGCTAGTCTGTCACTACAGAGCGAGACATTCGCCTACAGCCACAACAACCCTTCATCATCGTCAGCACTCAGCGAACAGGAGTCTAGCTCCACCTACGAGCGTATCTTCCCCCTGGGCCCTGACTACCAGGAGCCTTCACGACTGATACGCAAGCTGCCTGAGTTCTCCCACAGCTCGGAGGAGGCCG CATTAACTAGCACAGTGGTGGCAGTGACAGCCTGCAAGGCTCCCACGGCAACGTTTGCCCAGGAAGGAGTCCCTCACTATGCCGAGGCAGACATCGTCAACCTGCAGGGCGTAACCGGGGGCAACACGTACGCGGTCCCTGCTCTAACCATGGACCTGCTGTCAGGGAAGGATGTGGCGGTGGAAGAGTTCCCCAGGAAACTGCTCACCTTTAAAGAAAAGCTGGGCGAGGGACAGTTTGGAGAG GTCCACCTGTGTGAGGCAGAGGGCATGCAGGAGTTTATTGATGAGGATTTCTCCTTCGACATCAGTGACAACCAGCCAGTACTGGTGGCTGTTAAGATGCTAAGATCAGACGCTAACAAAAACGCCAG GAACGACTTCCTGAAGGAGATTAAGATCATGTCTCGTCTGAAGGACCCTAACATCATCCGTCTGctggcagtgtgtatctgcagtgacCCCCTCTGCATGATCACAGAGTACATGGAGAATGGAGACCTCAACCAGTTCCTGTCCCGCCATGAACCTGAGGGACAGCTAGCACTCATCAGCAATGCACCCACTGTCTG CTACAGTAACCTGTGCTACATGGCCACTCAGATTGCCTCAGGGATGAGGTACCTCTCCTCGCTCAACTTTGTCCACAGAGACCTGGCCACGAGGAACTGTCTGGTGGGGAAGAACTACACCATCAAGATCGCTGACTTTGGCATGAGCAGGAACCTGTACAGCGGAGACTACTACCGCATCCAGGGCCGGGCCGTGTTGCCCATACGATGGATGTCCTGGGAGAGCATACTgctg GGAAAGTTCACCACAGCCAGTGATGTGTGGGCATTTGGGGTGACGCTGTGGGAGACCCTGACCTTCTGTAACGAGCAGCCTTACTCCCAGCTGACTGACGAACAGGTCATAGAGAACACTGGCGAGTTCTTCAGGGATCAGAAACGACAg GTCTACCTTCCCCAGCCAGTGCTGTGTCCTGACTCTGTGTATAAGATCATGCTGAATTGTTGGAGGAGGAACACCAAGGAGAGGCCTTCCTTCCAGGAGATCCACCGAGCACTGCTGGAGAGCCAAGCTTAG